One genomic segment of Gemmatimonadota bacterium includes these proteins:
- a CDS encoding trypsin-like serine protease produces the protein MQNLGERHTGYATARRTPMAVWYILAAFVGALLGIVFLVVAYPEALSTLSGGPAAGNANSTQTYIHESPASSGQPGRSSAFGTPGTGGIADPRAESRRSPAGLIAANEAITTSRRTSIVSAVERAGPAVVSIVATFQMQRRGFSSMFDDPFFGHFVVPRLYTREEPNTGSGVIIDEAGYIVTNAHVVQLGDYTARRIRAVLTDGRSLACTLVGVDVMSDLAVLHVEGEDIPVAALGRSDDIMTGEWAITIGNPLGLAVEDAQPAVAVGVVSALGRNFRRQQGSRTVYRDMIQTDATINPGNSGGPLVNAFGEVIGINTFILSESGGSEGVGFAIPIDRVRRVADELIQYGGPRRGWTGLSVIDITEYVAQELNIDNRLGVLVNEIDPDSPADEAGILVMDVIRKINGEVVASYPEAREALYGSLVGDSIELEVERDGRLMPLVLHIAEL, from the coding sequence ATGCAGAACTTGGGAGAACGCCATACGGGCTACGCGACGGCCAGACGGACCCCGATGGCGGTGTGGTACATCCTGGCGGCCTTCGTAGGCGCGTTGTTGGGTATCGTCTTCCTGGTCGTGGCCTATCCCGAAGCACTGAGCACGCTCAGCGGGGGACCGGCGGCCGGGAACGCGAATTCAACGCAAACGTATATACATGAAAGCCCGGCATCGTCCGGTCAGCCCGGGCGCAGCAGTGCTTTCGGGACGCCGGGGACCGGCGGAATCGCGGATCCCCGCGCGGAATCCCGGCGTTCGCCGGCGGGACTGATCGCCGCAAACGAAGCGATCACCACGTCCCGGCGCACATCCATCGTATCCGCGGTGGAACGGGCGGGACCGGCTGTCGTGAGCATCGTCGCGACGTTCCAGATGCAGCGGCGCGGATTCTCCTCGATGTTCGACGACCCCTTCTTCGGCCATTTTGTGGTGCCGCGGCTGTACACCCGCGAAGAGCCGAACACGGGGTCGGGCGTAATTATCGACGAAGCGGGCTACATCGTCACCAACGCCCACGTGGTTCAGCTCGGCGACTATACGGCCCGGCGGATCCGGGCGGTGCTGACCGACGGCCGAAGCCTGGCCTGCACCCTGGTGGGCGTGGACGTCATGTCGGACCTGGCCGTGCTCCACGTAGAAGGCGAAGACATCCCGGTGGCGGCGTTGGGCCGGTCCGACGACATCATGACCGGCGAGTGGGCCATTACCATCGGCAATCCGCTGGGCTTGGCCGTGGAGGACGCCCAGCCGGCCGTGGCGGTCGGCGTGGTCAGCGCCCTGGGACGGAACTTCCGCCGTCAGCAGGGGTCGAGGACGGTCTACCGGGACATGATTCAGACCGACGCGACCATCAATCCGGGCAACAGCGGCGGTCCGCTGGTCAACGCCTTCGGCGAGGTCATCGGCATCAACACGTTCATCCTGTCCGAAAGCGGCGGCTCGGAGGGCGTGGGTTTCGCCATACCCATCGACCGGGTCCGGCGCGTCGCGGACGAGTTGATCCAGTACGGCGGACCGAGACGGGGATGGACGGGCCTGTCGGTGATCGACATCACGGAATACGTGGCCCAGGAGTTGAACATCGACAACCGCCTGGGCGTGCTGGTGAACGAGATCGATCCGGACAGCCCGGCGGACGAGGCCGGCATCCTGGTCATGGACGTGATCAGGAAGATCAACGGGGAAGTGGTCGCCAGCTACCCCGAAGCGCGGGAAGCGCTGTACGGCAGCCTGGTGGGCGATTCCATCGAACTGGAGGTCGAGCGGGACGGCCGCCTCATGCCCCTGGTCCTGCATATCGCCGAGTTGTGA